The region CTCGAGACCGGATCCATCCGCATTCATGCGCATGATCGTGGCAAACCGGGGATCTTCCTCCAGACAGACATTGCAGGGGGCCCCTACCGGCACATAAAGCTTGCCGTCCGGGCCGAACGCGATGTACTTCCAGCCGTGGTGGGGCTCGCTGGGGAAATCGTCATTGACCACCACCGGGGCAGGCGGGTCGGCCAGCCTTTCCATGATGTCGTCAAAACGGATCACCCGGCTTATTTCGGCCACATACAAGGAGTTGTTCCGAAAGGCAACACCGTTCGGGCTGCTGAGATCGCTCGCCAGAACGTACTTTGCATCGCTTTGCCCGTCTCCATCATGATCCACCAGGGCATAGACATTTCCGGGATCGCGGGAGCCCACAAAAACCACGTTCTTGGTCCCCTTCGCCATACTCCTCGCTCCAGGCACATCTCGAGCGTAGATATGGATTTTGAATCCCTCCGGGAGGTTTATCCGCTCCAGATCGATATCCCCTTCGGGTATCGCCAGGGTGCACTGCAGAAAGAGAGCAGCAGATATCAGAATGAGAATGCAGGTTGCTTTTTTAGACCGTCGCATCGATGGCCCGCTCGCTTGATGATGAGTGGTCGATAACCCTTCACACGATGAGAATCCCCAGCACCTTTCCATATCGAGAATGTTTCAAGATGGAATGGTTGTGTGCCAGCACCCCCTATCCAATGCCCAATAC is a window of Desulfatiglans anilini DSM 4660 DNA encoding:
- a CDS encoding PQQ-dependent sugar dehydrogenase translates to MRRSKKATCILILISAALFLQCTLAIPEGDIDLERINLPEGFKIHIYARDVPGARSMAKGTKNVVFVGSRDPGNVYALVDHDGDGQSDAKYVLASDLSSPNGVAFRNNSLYVAEISRVIRFDDIMERLADPPAPVVVNDDFPSEPHHGWKYIAFGPDGKLYVPVGAPCNVCLEEDPRFATIMRMNADGSGLEIFAEGIRNTVGFDWHPVSGVLWFTDNGRDWMGDDRPPDVLARAPRPGMHFGFPFCHAGYLPDPEFGERRSCSEFAKPSFKLGPHVAALGMKFYTGQQFPKEFHNDIFIAEHGSWNRTVPIGYRITRVRLKGSQAVSYDVFADGWLQGAKAFGRPVDILILGDGSMLVSDDRAGVIYRIHYSP